A genomic window from Elaeis guineensis isolate ETL-2024a chromosome 3, EG11, whole genome shotgun sequence includes:
- the LOC105041734 gene encoding probable apyrase 6, translating to MDAPKLLIRPVPPRPSLLSRISPPAHRHHRGTLWILVAAAAAMAVVIFLLIASLSSPSPRFGIVIDAGSSGTRIHVFGFNGESGMIPSIDWGSTAVMRVTPGLSAFSGEPERARASLAELLEFAKGRVAKDQWGKTDVRLMATAGLRMLPVEVRDSILESCRMVLRSSGFRFQDDWASVIPGSDEGIYAWVAANYALNTLGGDPQKTTGIIELGGASAQVTFVSNEALPAEFLHVLKFGETTYNLYSNSFLHYGQNAAHESLQKLLRSRSPKASAESVQEGLLIDPCSPKGYSYVGEPADVPNSKLEHQPIGQAGGNFSACRSAASMLLQKEKENCLYQKCHMGSTFIPKLQGSFVATENFFFTTKFFGLSPTSSLSDLMLAGEQFCGEDWSKLKEKYHTLAEEDLSRYCFSSAYIVALLHDSLGITLDDRRIEFANQVGNIQVEWALGAFIMQTMATRSYHSGWITSVVQPDSLVLLFVASTLLIFAAWLASKWRRPQLKTIYDLEKGRYIVTRVN from the exons ATGGACGCCCCGAAGCTGCTCATCCGCCCTGTTCCCCCCCGTCCCTCGCTCCTCTCGCGGATCTCACCCCCGGCCCACCGCCACCACCGCGGAACTCTCTGGATTCTCGTTGCCGCCGCCGCGGCCATGGCGGTCGTCATCTTTCTCCTCATCGCCTCCCTTAGCTCCCCTTCCCCTCGATTCGGGATCGTCATCGATGCTGGGAGCTCCGGGACGCGGATCCATGTCTTTGGGTTCAATGGTGAGAGCGGAATGATCCCGTCGATCGATTGGGGATCGACGGCCGTGATGAGGGTCACCCCGGGGCTGTCGGCTTTCTCTGGGGAGCCGGAACGGGCGAGGGCGTCGCTGGCGGAGCTGCTGGAGTTTGCGAAAGGGAGGGTGGCGAAGGATCAGTGGGGGAAGACGGACGTTAGGCTAATGGCGACCGCGGGCTTGAGGATGCTCCCGGTGGAAGTTAGGGACAGTATATTGGAGTCCTGCAGGATGGTCCTGAGGTCTTCTGGGTTCCGCTTCCAAGACGATTGGGCCTCTGTGATACCAG GTTCCGATGAAGGCATCTATGCTTGGGTTGCTGCAAATTATGCCCTTAATACTCTAGGAGGTGATCCTCAAAAAACCACTGGGATAATTGAACTTGGTGGGGCTTCGGCACAG GTGACATTTGTTTCAAATGAAGCACTGCCTGCAGAGTTCTTGCATGTGCTTAAGTTTGGGGAAACCACCTATAACCTTTACAGCAACAGCTTTCTTCATTATGGTCAG AATGCGGCACATGAATCACTTCAGAAATTGCTTCGCTCAAGAAGCCCAAAAGCAT CTGCAGAATCTGTGCAGGAGGGACTACTCATAGATCCTTGTTCTCCTAAAGGATATTCATATGTTGGGGAACCAGCTGATGTTCCCAATTCAAAGCTGGAACATCAACCCATTGGTCAGGCAGGTGGTAACTTTTCAGCGTGTCGATCTGCCGCATCAATGCTGCTACAGAAAGAAAAAG AAAACTGCTTGTATCAGAAGTGCCACATGGGTTCAACTTTCATACCTAAGCTACAAGGGAGCTTCGTAGCAACTGAGAATTTCTTTTTTACCACAAAG TTCTTTGGGCTGAGTCCAACTTCGTCTCTCTCTGATTTGATGTTGGCTGGGGAACAATTCTGTGGAGAAGATTGGTCAAAGCTTAAAGAGAAGTATCATACTCTGGCTGAGGAAGATTTGTCACGGTATTGTTTCTCTTCAGCATACATAGTGGCTCTACTGCATGACAGTCTTGGTATCACTCTGGATGATAGGAG GATTGAGTTTGCAAATCAGGTGGGTAACATCCAAGTAGAATGGGCATTGGGAGCCTTCATCATGCAGACTATGGCAACTAGGTCATACCACTCAGGTTGGATCACTTCTGTGGTCCAACCTGACTCATTGGTACTGCTGTTTGTGGCCTCCACACTGCTGATTTTTGCAGCTTGGCTGGCGTCAAAATGGAGGAGACCCCAGTTGAAGACCATATACGACTTGGAGAAAGGTCGTTACATAGTAACTCGTGTCAACTGA